The following DNA comes from Crateriforma spongiae.
CGCCAACGATGGCGGGGCTTCGTCGCAAACGTCGCCGCTGCGGCAATCATTTTGACCGGTGGGACGGTCACCGGGCAGGGGTTGCCGCCGCTGGATGAAATCCAAGCCCAAGCGGATGATTCGCCAATGCCCGGCCAGGACGACACGCCGCAGTACGTCGACCAGGTCGCCGCCAAGGCTTTCGCACCGCCGCCCGAAGCGAAACGACTTTCAAAGAGTTCCAACCTTTGGATCGACCGTCAACGCAAACGCGTTTATGTCGACGGTTACGTGACACTGGATCGCGGCATGTTGGAAATGTTCGCCTGTCCGTCGGGTACCAAAGAACACGAATCGGTTGTCGCCCTGCTGGCCAAGAGTCGCGAAGTCCATACGGCGTTGTTGGCCGTGGGAGCCAAATCGGGGACGGTGGTGCGGTACGAACCGCGTTTCGTTCCGCCCACCGGTCAAGCGATTCGCATTTGGGTGTGCTTTCGCGACAAGAACCAGCAGTTCCAAGTGGTCGATGGACGGAAACTGGTTCGCAACATCAAGACAAAGAAACCACTGAG
Coding sequences within:
- a CDS encoding YdjY domain-containing protein, translating into MEFSLRKPMPTRRQRWRGFVANVAAAAIILTGGTVTGQGLPPLDEIQAQADDSPMPGQDDTPQYVDQVAAKAFAPPPEAKRLSKSSNLWIDRQRKRVYVDGYVTLDRGMLEMFACPSGTKEHESVVALLAKSREVHTALLAVGAKSGTVVRYEPRFVPPTGQAIRIWVCFRDKNQQFQVVDGRKLVRNIKTKKPLSENWVFAGSEFWTDPIDGKRYYQADGGDMICVSNFGTAMLDVPFESSAQSADLLFEPFTENLPPRDTPVRVVMVPIPFPTDDDPVDDGSSDNDPDEDAKPTGRDDGESSAVPPLLRKPTERILLPPAKPATSSDSSATSTP